The Chloroflexota bacterium genome has a window encoding:
- a CDS encoding PD40 domain-containing protein, whose protein sequence is MYRPVAVVPPPVVVNQPPPPVEVEDETGDAQADPARAVGWLDRLVLAAAVAAVLFALVYFGALWLDRPMLPPLPTSAPVASAPTATRTATVTSTPRPASPTATPVPRPSQSATVAAGGRIRTLNPLISDVGWITNGDRQGVHVSDRSIQAGVFDGAVYMGLVQFDLSELPADATVQAAALELTGARDVQAGSAGAWTIKLITLPAGARLDTFSFDEVRALKWDFVLQPALNAGQLGAGKVNRFELTGPVLETLQRAAGQGRVLFRIDGPTSGPDDIFAWESGTGAGAAKPSLIVSSSAGADVASKVVVIACVPTPDDPAARAALEATATYAAQSFGTPTPYPPYYVTPIVVTATPTPATVFAAATAVAQATLQAAEVGTATPTPVNWVVPPIITATPAPANQATAVYQTALATAIAATTGTPTPLPCYVSIVPYGTPTPPLVVYNLPTPTPTPAPTRTPASIPAAVRGTIAFMSDRDGAPAVFVMDPDGSRVGRLSDRWAYDVTGARQAQAGLNRLAVIGQPTTLTRIELVDLGSQRTRVLVQNDGINYDPAFAPNGYDFVYVSTVTGHDEIYRLNLDLGGSQQLTHSDWEWNKRPSWSSDGKQIVFWSNRVTGRKQLWRMNADGGDLTNISRNAYNDWDPVWIH, encoded by the coding sequence TTGTACAGGCCTGTCGCGGTTGTGCCGCCGCCGGTCGTGGTGAACCAGCCGCCCCCGCCCGTCGAGGTGGAAGACGAGACCGGTGACGCGCAAGCCGACCCGGCGCGGGCGGTCGGTTGGCTCGACCGGCTTGTGCTGGCTGCGGCCGTTGCAGCGGTATTGTTTGCGCTTGTCTACTTTGGCGCGCTCTGGCTGGATCGCCCAATGTTGCCGCCCCTGCCAACGTCGGCGCCGGTGGCCAGCGCGCCAACCGCTACGCGTACCGCCACGGTGACGAGCACGCCACGCCCGGCATCCCCGACGGCCACTCCGGTCCCGCGCCCGTCACAGAGCGCGACGGTGGCCGCCGGCGGCCGCATACGCACGCTCAATCCCCTGATCAGCGATGTCGGCTGGATCACAAATGGCGATCGCCAGGGCGTGCATGTCAGCGACCGCAGCATACAGGCAGGCGTTTTTGATGGCGCGGTCTACATGGGACTCGTGCAGTTTGACCTCAGCGAGTTGCCGGCAGACGCAACGGTCCAGGCGGCTGCCCTCGAATTGACTGGCGCTCGCGACGTCCAGGCTGGCTCGGCTGGAGCATGGACGATCAAGCTGATCACCTTGCCGGCTGGCGCGCGCTTGGATACGTTCTCCTTCGATGAAGTGCGCGCACTCAAATGGGACTTTGTATTGCAGCCGGCGTTGAACGCCGGTCAGCTCGGCGCCGGAAAGGTCAATCGATTTGAATTGACCGGTCCCGTGCTTGAAACGCTGCAGCGCGCGGCGGGACAGGGCCGGGTGCTCTTTCGCATTGACGGCCCAACCAGCGGGCCGGACGATATCTTCGCCTGGGAGAGCGGTACCGGCGCTGGCGCCGCGAAACCTTCGCTGATCGTATCAAGCAGCGCCGGCGCGGACGTGGCGTCCAAGGTCGTGGTGATCGCATGCGTGCCGACGCCGGACGACCCGGCTGCGCGCGCCGCGCTTGAAGCCACGGCCACCTATGCCGCACAGAGTTTTGGCACGCCCACGCCGTATCCGCCCTACTATGTTACGCCCATTGTGGTCACGGCGACGCCGACACCTGCGACGGTTTTTGCAGCCGCGACCGCGGTGGCGCAGGCCACCCTGCAGGCCGCGGAGGTTGGCACGGCCACACCAACGCCGGTCAATTGGGTCGTGCCGCCGATTATCACCGCGACGCCGGCGCCCGCCAATCAGGCGACGGCGGTTTATCAGACCGCCCTGGCGACCGCGATCGCCGCGACAACCGGCACACCAACGCCGCTGCCGTGCTACGTGTCGATCGTGCCATATGGCACGCCGACGCCGCCCCTCGTCGTATACAATCTGCCGACGCCGACGCCCACGCCCGCGCCGACGCGTACGCCGGCCAGCATTCCCGCGGCGGTGCGCGGTACGATTGCATTTATGTCGGATCGCGATGGCGCGCCCGCAGTGTTCGTGATGGATCCGGATGGCAGTCGCGTCGGGCGGCTCAGCGATCGCTGGGCATACGACGTCACGGGCGCGCGCCAGGCGCAGGCCGGCCTGAACCGCCTGGCCGTAATTGGACAGCCAACGACGCTGACGCGCATTGAACTCGTCGATCTGGGCAGCCAGCGAACGCGCGTTCTCGTCCAGAACGACGGCATCAACTACGATCCGGCTTTTGCGCCGAATGGGTATGACTTCGTGTACGTATCCACGGTGACCGGCCATGACGAGATCTACCGTCTGAACCTCGATCTGGGTGGATCACAACAACTGACCCACTCCGACTGGGAATGGAACAAACGGCCAAGCTGGTCGAGCGATGG